From the Zavarzinia compransoris genome, the window GAGGCGGGCTACCGCTTCTATTCCTATGGCGATGCCAGCCTGATCGACCGCCTGGAGGTTCCGGCATGACCGCCCTTGATTTCGGCTTCACGGTGGAGGCGCGGGACGGCATGGCCCGGGCCGGCCATGTGCGCACTGCCCGCGGCGTGATCCGTACCCCCGCCTTCATGCCGGTGGGCACGGCGGCAACGGTGAAGGCCTGCATGCCCGAAACCGTGCGCGCGGCGGGGGCCGACATCATTCTCGGCAATACCTATCACCTGATGCTGCGGCCGGGGGCGGAACGGGTGGCGCGGCTGGGCGGCCTGCATGCCTTCATGAACTGGCCGCACCCGATCCTGACCGACAGCGGCGGCTTCCAGGTCATGTCGCTGTCGTCGCTGCGCAAGATCACGGAGGAGGGGGTCACCTTCCAGTCCCATATCGACGGCAGCAAGCACGCCATGTCGCCCGAGCGTTCGATCGAGATCCAGCGCCTGCTCGACAGCGATATTGCCATGCAGCTCGACGAATGCGTCGCCCTGCCGGCAACGCGGGACGAGGCGGCCCGGGCCATGGAGCTTTCGCTCCGCTGGGCCCGGCGCTCGAAGACGGCCTTCTACGCCAGCGAGCCGCCCCCGGGCCGGGCGATCTTCGGCATCGTGCAGGGCGGCACCGATGCGGACCTGCGCCGGGCCTCGGCCGAAGGGCTGGTCGAGATCGGCTTTCCGGGCTATGCCCTGGGCGGCCTTGCGGTGGGCGAGCCGCAGGCGGAGATGTTCGCGACCATCGCCGCGACCACGCCCCATCTGCCCGGGGACAAGCCGCGCTACCTGATGGGCGTGGGCAAGCCCGCCGATATCGTCGGCGCCGTGGCGCGCGGCATCGACATGTTCGACTGCGTGATCCCGACCCGTTCCGGCCGGAACGGCCAGGCCTTCACGCGCAGCGGCGCGCTCAATATCCGCAACGCCAAATTCGCCGAGGACAAGCGCCCGCTGGACGAGCGCTGCCATTGCCCGGCCTGCCGCGCCTATAGCCGCGCCTATCTTCACCATCTGGTGAAGGCCGAGGAAATCCTGGGCGCCATGCTCATGACCGCGCATAATCTGCGCCATTATCAGGACTTGACGGCGGGCCTGCGCACGGCGATCCGCCGCGGCCGCCTCGACGCCTTCGTCGAAGCCTTCGAGGGCGGCGGCGCTGACTATTGACCTTTCGGCCAGCCCCCCTCTATGGTGCCCCCCCGCGTGAGCCACCGACTCACGCAGGCCTTTGCAGTGTGAGCCGGTAGCTCAGTCGGTAGAGCACGTGACTTTTAATCATGTGGTCGCGGGTTCGATTCCCGCCCGGCTCACCACTTCTCCTCGATCCAGGATTTCGGCACACCGGCCTTGAGTCCCCGCCCCGATGGGTGGCCGGCGAAGCGCCGGAGATCCCGCTTGCCGGGAATCTTCTATTTGAATCATCTGTCTGGCCCTGGGCCGCTTACCCAATTTGGGCAGACAATGCCTAAATCGGCAGCAAAACTATGTCCGAAATGTGATGCGGCGATGGATTCAAGGGCGGGAACAGTGATCAATATA encodes:
- the tgt gene encoding tRNA guanosine(34) transglycosylase Tgt; the encoded protein is MTALDFGFTVEARDGMARAGHVRTARGVIRTPAFMPVGTAATVKACMPETVRAAGADIILGNTYHLMLRPGAERVARLGGLHAFMNWPHPILTDSGGFQVMSLSSLRKITEEGVTFQSHIDGSKHAMSPERSIEIQRLLDSDIAMQLDECVALPATRDEAARAMELSLRWARRSKTAFYASEPPPGRAIFGIVQGGTDADLRRASAEGLVEIGFPGYALGGLAVGEPQAEMFATIAATTPHLPGDKPRYLMGVGKPADIVGAVARGIDMFDCVIPTRSGRNGQAFTRSGALNIRNAKFAEDKRPLDERCHCPACRAYSRAYLHHLVKAEEILGAMLMTAHNLRHYQDLTAGLRTAIRRGRLDAFVEAFEGGGADY